The Acidobacteriota bacterium genome has a segment encoding these proteins:
- a CDS encoding type II toxin-antitoxin system PemK/MazF family toxin, which yields MEITRGAVVIVSARGAYTGKPRPALVVQADSYNPTHASVTICPITTACIDAPLFRVSMPPGERTGLKSASQVMVDKIVSVPRASIIREVGRCDEAASHAVDDALRAWLAL from the coding sequence GTGGAAATAACCCGCGGCGCCGTGGTCATCGTCTCGGCTCGCGGCGCCTACACCGGCAAGCCCCGTCCAGCGCTCGTGGTGCAGGCCGACTCGTACAATCCGACGCACGCCAGCGTCACCATCTGTCCGATCACCACGGCCTGCATCGATGCGCCTCTCTTCCGGGTCAGCATGCCGCCTGGCGAGCGCACCGGCCTCAAGTCGGCATCCCAGGTGATGGTGGACAAGATCGTGAGTGTGCCCCGTGCCAGCATCATTCGCGAGGTCGGACGATGTGATGAGGCAGCCTCACATGCGGTAGATGACGCCCTGAGAGCCTGGCTGGCGTTATAG
- a CDS encoding TraY domain-containing protein, with product MAGAPTNVSSILTVRLTPEVERRLAREARRSRRSRSEVARAILEAHLAGPATDPDAEARRQSLLASAQDADRETLAFIEHAGDSRGWK from the coding sequence ATGGCTGGCGCGCCGACCAACGTTTCGTCCATTCTTACCGTCCGCCTCACGCCGGAGGTCGAGCGCCGATTAGCGCGAGAGGCGCGGCGGTCGCGACGAAGCCGGAGCGAAGTCGCCCGCGCCATCCTCGAGGCGCACCTGGCTGGTCCTGCTACCGATCCGGACGCCGAGGCTCGGCGCCAGTCCCTGTTGGCCAGCGCCCAGGACGCCGATCGCGAGACCCTCGCCTTCATCGAGCACGCCGGGGATTCGCGCGGGTGGAAATAA
- a CDS encoding cysteine synthase family protein, translated as MTAPALTRHFHSMRRLIGNTPLLSLELRVNGEPRTIYAKYEPLNLTGSIKDRMALHILRRAYETGQIQPGDPIAEATSGNPGISFAAIGRALGHPVTVFMPDWMSSERISLIASFGASVVLVSKADGGFLGSIARADAMKESNPRTFLPHQFSNEANIDAHVTGTGPEIWLQLQGQGLSPDAFVAGVGTGGTVMGVGRYLKSKKPAVSVHPLEPAESPTLSAGHKIGHHRIQGISDEFVPPIVHFDELDTLVQANDGDAILMAQLLAQHGLAVGISAGANVIGALKIQQTLGPDAIVVTVLCDSNKKYLSTDLLRTEPIKDGYLTPQVEMLGFDSVNRVCDMCADPRT; from the coding sequence ATGACCGCCCCGGCCCTGACCCGCCACTTTCACTCGATGCGCCGGCTGATCGGCAACACCCCTCTCCTGTCGCTCGAGCTGCGCGTCAACGGCGAGCCGCGCACCATCTACGCGAAGTACGAACCCCTCAACCTGACCGGCAGCATCAAGGATCGCATGGCGCTGCACATCCTGCGGCGCGCCTACGAGACCGGGCAGATCCAGCCGGGCGATCCGATTGCCGAGGCGACCAGCGGCAACCCCGGCATTTCGTTTGCGGCGATCGGCCGCGCCCTCGGCCACCCGGTGACGGTGTTCATGCCCGATTGGATGAGCAGCGAACGCATCTCGCTGATCGCCAGCTTCGGCGCATCGGTGGTGCTCGTCAGCAAGGCCGATGGCGGCTTCCTCGGCTCGATCGCGCGCGCCGATGCCATGAAAGAAAGCAACCCGCGCACCTTCCTGCCGCACCAGTTCTCCAACGAGGCCAACATCGACGCGCATGTCACCGGTACCGGGCCGGAGATCTGGCTGCAACTGCAGGGGCAAGGGCTGAGCCCCGACGCGTTCGTCGCCGGTGTCGGCACCGGCGGCACGGTCATGGGCGTCGGGCGTTACCTGAAGTCGAAGAAGCCGGCGGTCAGTGTGCATCCGCTCGAACCCGCCGAGTCGCCCACGCTCTCGGCCGGCCACAAGATTGGCCATCACCGCATCCAGGGCATCTCGGACGAGTTCGTGCCGCCGATCGTCCACTTCGACGAACTGGACACGCTCGTTCAAGCGAACGACGGCGACGCCATCCTGATGGCGCAGCTGTTGGCGCAACATGGGTTGGCCGTGGGCATCTCGGCGGGAGCCAACGTCATCGGCGCGCTCAAGATTCAACAGACCCTCGGCCCTGACGCCATCGTCGTCACCGTGCTCTGCGACAGCAACAAGAAATACTTGAGCACCGACCTGCTGCGGACCGAACCGATCAAGGACGGTTATTTGACGCCGCAGGTCGAGATGCTGGGGTTCGACTCGGTGAATCGAGTCTGCGACATGTGCGCCGACCCGCGGACCTAG
- a CDS encoding PIN domain-containing protein: MKRILFDVNVVLDVLLDRAPFADASSDVWATVERGEAVGLLSAHAVTTLHYLNAKAVGGRMARETTDALLSVFDVAGVDDAVLNAALSLNWTDFEDAVTAAAAKRAKCEALVTRNPGDFKGSAVRVLTPSEALAWLASSR, encoded by the coding sequence GTGAAGCGCATCCTGTTCGACGTGAACGTGGTGCTCGATGTGCTGCTGGACCGCGCACCGTTCGCTGACGCCTCGTCCGACGTGTGGGCGACGGTCGAGCGGGGCGAGGCCGTAGGACTACTCTCGGCCCATGCCGTCACCACGCTGCATTACCTGAACGCCAAGGCGGTCGGCGGCCGGATGGCCCGAGAGACCACCGACGCCCTGCTGTCGGTCTTCGACGTGGCGGGCGTGGATGATGCGGTGCTGAACGCGGCCCTCTCCCTGAACTGGACCGACTTTGAAGACGCGGTCACCGCCGCAGCCGCCAAACGGGCGAAGTGCGAGGCACTGGTGACGCGCAATCCCGGCGACTTCAAGGGCTCGGCCGTGCGCGTGCTCACGCCGTCAGAGGCGTTGGCCTGGCTCGCCTCGTCCCGCTGA
- a CDS encoding DUF6364 family protein: MAKLTLSVDERVVERAKTYAREQGTSVSGLVEKLLELAATPAGRAGSTPAVLSRLRGSLKRGSARDYHRYLERKYR; the protein is encoded by the coding sequence ATGGCGAAGCTGACCCTCAGCGTGGACGAACGCGTTGTCGAACGGGCCAAAACCTACGCCCGCGAACAGGGGACCTCGGTGTCGGGCCTCGTTGAGAAGCTGCTGGAACTGGCCGCCACGCCAGCCGGCCGCGCTGGCAGCACGCCAGCCGTGTTAAGCCGACTTCGTGGCTCGCTCAAGCGCGGCTCCGCGCGCGACTACCACCGCTATCTCGAACGCAAGTACCGGTGA
- a CDS encoding protein kinase, translated as MPTLTPNTRLGPYEIVDAIGAGGMGEVYRARDTRLDRTVAIKVLAGSLAADVQSRERFEREAKAISSLNHPNICALYDVGREQPAPDEPPVDFLVMEYVEGETLTARLARGPSRASRNAVLSRGDAPSDPTAPPSPSAPNALPPMTVDEALAVAVQIAGALDRAHRQGIVHRDLKPGNVMLSKGAVKLLDFGLARLSRAGATSESKEDLGRGLVSLADLSMPTVSSPLTMKGTILGTLQYMAPEQLEGKEVDARADIFAFGGVLYEMLTGRRPFEGKSQASLIGAILDHTPPPVTSLQPVSPPMLDEIVARCLAKDPDERWQTARDLKRQLEWLAKEMAEGGAATTAVASMAPVARPSAAALVARVGGAILAGAAIAGAAAWTWWPHAPPAAVPTRFSVELPEGQAFTRTGRHVIALSPDGTSLVYVANNQLYLRKMGELTAAPISGTEKSDPSEPIYSPDGQWIAFFSSSTTELKKVPISGGTPVTLAVVGNPLGGSWLGDRLLLGQASPRGIVEVPASGGTAKLLVSVDESKAEFAHGPQLISGGRAVLFSIRTGQQSWDDAVVVVHEFATGRRTALINGGTDARVLPTGHLAYFREATLFAVPFDEERLMVSGGPVPVQPGIRQAAVNSTGAAQAAWSHSGAMAFVPGGAAGSNRELVWLNRQGQQEPTTAPQRRFVMVGFGLALSPDGSQAAVSVSDDANTSVGTDIWVWTIARGALTRLTFSGAAVSPVWTPDGRRICYREADEAFCQAADGSGKPLSLFKLAGLNALGSISPDGARLVFTVSDLTASARADIMIATLGPPIEVRPLIKTAFGEYSPRISPDGRWIAYHSNESGRNEVYVRPFPDVDQGRWQVSTEGGSDPRWASNGRELFFNVGGNAIALSRWSSAIQPGATFVAGKPTQIATSPSEDYPSFAYDVAPDGRLLVHLAASRGTAAEASRPQLVVVQHWFDELKARVPIPR; from the coding sequence ATGCCCACGCTGACCCCGAATACGAGACTTGGCCCGTACGAGATCGTCGACGCCATTGGCGCCGGTGGCATGGGCGAGGTGTATCGAGCCCGCGACACGCGGCTCGATCGCACGGTCGCGATTAAAGTCCTGGCGGGCAGCCTGGCTGCCGACGTCCAGTCGCGCGAGCGCTTCGAACGTGAGGCCAAGGCGATCTCGTCGCTGAATCACCCGAACATCTGCGCGCTCTACGACGTCGGCCGCGAGCAGCCGGCCCCCGACGAGCCGCCCGTCGACTTCCTCGTCATGGAGTACGTCGAGGGCGAGACGCTCACGGCGCGACTGGCGCGCGGACCGTCGCGCGCATCGCGCAACGCAGTGCTGAGCCGCGGCGATGCGCCATCGGATCCCACCGCACCGCCGTCGCCCTCGGCTCCCAATGCATTGCCGCCGATGACCGTGGACGAGGCGCTCGCGGTCGCCGTCCAGATCGCCGGCGCGCTCGATCGCGCCCATCGGCAGGGCATCGTCCATCGCGACCTCAAGCCCGGCAACGTGATGTTGTCGAAGGGGGCCGTGAAGCTCTTGGACTTCGGCCTCGCGCGGCTCTCGCGTGCGGGCGCCACCTCCGAAAGCAAAGAGGATCTTGGTCGCGGCCTGGTGAGCCTGGCGGATCTCTCGATGCCGACCGTGAGCTCGCCGCTGACGATGAAGGGGACGATTCTCGGCACGCTGCAGTACATGGCGCCCGAGCAGCTCGAGGGCAAGGAGGTCGATGCCCGAGCCGACATCTTTGCGTTCGGCGGCGTGCTCTACGAGATGCTGACCGGCCGCCGGCCATTCGAGGGCAAGAGCCAGGCGAGCCTGATCGGGGCGATTCTCGATCACACGCCTCCGCCGGTAACCTCGCTGCAGCCCGTGTCGCCGCCGATGCTCGACGAGATCGTGGCGCGGTGTCTCGCCAAGGATCCAGACGAGCGATGGCAGACCGCGCGCGATCTGAAACGACAGCTCGAGTGGCTCGCGAAGGAGATGGCCGAAGGTGGCGCCGCGACCACCGCGGTCGCGAGCATGGCGCCGGTCGCGCGGCCGAGCGCAGCCGCCCTTGTCGCGCGTGTCGGCGGCGCGATCCTCGCCGGCGCCGCTATCGCCGGTGCAGCGGCGTGGACGTGGTGGCCCCACGCGCCGCCAGCGGCTGTCCCGACGCGGTTTTCGGTGGAGTTGCCCGAGGGGCAGGCCTTCACGCGGACGGGCCGGCACGTGATTGCGCTGTCGCCGGATGGCACCAGCCTGGTCTACGTCGCGAATAACCAGCTCTATCTGCGCAAGATGGGCGAGCTCACGGCCGCGCCGATTTCAGGCACCGAAAAGTCCGATCCTAGCGAGCCGATCTACTCTCCAGACGGCCAGTGGATCGCATTTTTTTCCTCTTCGACGACGGAACTGAAAAAAGTGCCGATCTCCGGCGGCACGCCGGTGACGCTGGCCGTGGTGGGCAACCCCTTGGGAGGTTCGTGGCTTGGTGATCGCTTACTGTTGGGCCAAGCCTCGCCGCGCGGCATCGTCGAGGTGCCGGCCAGCGGCGGGACAGCGAAGCTCCTGGTCAGCGTGGATGAGAGCAAGGCGGAATTCGCGCACGGTCCCCAGCTCATCTCCGGCGGACGGGCGGTCCTGTTTTCGATTCGTACGGGGCAGCAGTCCTGGGACGACGCCGTCGTGGTCGTCCACGAGTTCGCGACCGGCCGCCGCACGGCGCTGATCAACGGCGGCACCGATGCCCGCGTGCTGCCCACGGGCCACCTGGCGTACTTCCGCGAGGCCACCCTTTTCGCGGTGCCCTTCGACGAGGAACGGCTGATGGTAAGCGGCGGCCCGGTGCCAGTGCAGCCCGGCATCCGGCAAGCTGCGGTGAATTCAACTGGCGCCGCGCAAGCGGCCTGGTCTCATTCGGGAGCCATGGCTTTTGTACCCGGTGGAGCGGCCGGCTCCAATCGAGAGCTCGTGTGGCTCAATCGCCAGGGACAGCAGGAGCCCACGACTGCGCCTCAGCGACGTTTTGTGATGGTAGGCTTCGGGTTGGCCCTGTCGCCTGACGGCAGCCAGGCGGCGGTCTCGGTCAGCGACGATGCCAACACCTCCGTGGGCACCGACATCTGGGTGTGGACGATCGCCCGGGGTGCATTGACCCGTCTGACGTTTTCCGGTGCGGCCGTATCACCGGTGTGGACTCCGGACGGCCGCCGCATCTGCTATCGCGAGGCCGATGAAGCGTTCTGCCAGGCCGCCGATGGTAGCGGGAAGCCCCTGTCGTTGTTCAAGCTGGCAGGATTGAATGCGCTGGGATCGATTTCGCCCGACGGTGCGCGGCTCGTGTTTACGGTCAGCGACCTGACAGCTTCCGCGAGGGCTGACATCATGATCGCCACGCTGGGACCGCCGATCGAGGTCCGCCCGCTGATCAAGACGGCGTTTGGAGAGTATTCTCCGAGGATCTCACCCGATGGCCGCTGGATCGCGTACCACTCGAACGAATCTGGACGCAACGAGGTGTATGTGCGGCCATTCCCCGACGTAGACCAGGGGCGGTGGCAGGTGTCGACCGAGGGGGGCAGTGACCCGCGCTGGGCGAGTAACGGCCGCGAGCTGTTCTTTAACGTGGGTGGGAATGCGATTGCCCTGTCGCGGTGGTCGAGTGCGATCCAGCCAGGGGCGACCTTCGTTGCGGGCAAGCCGACGCAGATCGCGACGTCACCGTCGGAGGATTACCCGAGTTTTGCCTACGACGTCGCGCCTGATGGGCGTCTTCTCGTCCACCTGGCCGCATCCAGGGGTACCGCCGCAGAGGCATCGCGACCTCAACTTGTGGTGGTGCAACACTGGTTTGATGAGTTGAAGGCTCGCGTTCCGATTCCCCGATAA
- a CDS encoding creatininase family protein has protein sequence MKQIALVALSFVVLGATYASAQPPGAGAPAGQQRQRPAPDPRSIGGGNCADNLYNCVDAVNPLPPATTVWIEEMTWMDVRDALKAGKTNVIIPTGGVEPNGPWLVTGKHNYVLHANCEAIARKMGNALCAPIIKHVPEGGIEPKTGHMVSPGTITLREETYQALLTDTAESLQAHGFKNIIFIGDSGGNQRGQQTVADTLTAKWAGKALALQIPEYYDYNSVSKHMAGKITEAAKGDGLHDDPIITLNMFIDDPDSVRYDARVKAGKAVINGVDISDRAKATALAKEIVEFRATKTVEAIHKHIAAKGGTK, from the coding sequence ATGAAACAGATCGCCCTCGTCGCACTCAGCTTCGTCGTCCTTGGCGCCACGTACGCGTCTGCCCAGCCGCCCGGCGCCGGTGCGCCCGCCGGCCAGCAGCGCCAGCGCCCCGCTCCGGATCCACGGTCGATCGGCGGCGGCAACTGCGCCGACAACCTCTACAACTGCGTCGACGCGGTCAACCCGCTGCCGCCCGCCACCACGGTGTGGATCGAGGAAATGACCTGGATGGACGTCCGCGACGCCCTGAAGGCCGGCAAGACCAACGTCATCATCCCGACCGGCGGCGTCGAGCCCAACGGTCCGTGGCTGGTGACCGGCAAGCACAACTACGTGCTGCACGCGAACTGTGAAGCCATTGCCCGCAAGATGGGCAACGCCCTGTGCGCGCCAATCATCAAGCACGTGCCCGAAGGCGGCATCGAGCCCAAGACCGGCCACATGGTCTCGCCCGGCACCATCACGCTGCGCGAAGAGACCTACCAGGCGCTGCTCACCGACACCGCCGAAAGCCTGCAGGCGCACGGCTTCAAGAACATCATCTTCATCGGCGACAGCGGCGGCAACCAGCGCGGCCAGCAGACCGTGGCCGACACGCTCACCGCCAAGTGGGCCGGCAAGGCGCTGGCCCTGCAGATCCCCGAGTACTACGACTACAACAGCGTCTCGAAGCACATGGCCGGCAAGATCACCGAAGCCGCCAAGGGCGACGGGCTGCACGACGACCCGATCATCACGCTGAACATGTTCATCGATGACCCGGACTCGGTGCGCTACGACGCGCGCGTCAAGGCCGGCAAGGCCGTCATCAACGGCGTGGACATCTCGGACCGCGCCAAGGCCACGGCGCTCGCCAAGGAGATTGTCGAGTTCCGCGCCACTAAGACCGTCGAGGCGATCCACAAGCACATTGCCGCCAAGGGCGGGACGAAGTAG
- a CDS encoding TPM domain-containing protein has protein sequence MSAQALPKPDGYVNDFAGVLDAATRARLEQRLKEVEAASSSEVAVATVTSLEGMSVEEYATRLFKEWGVGQEKADNGVLILVAPNDREMRIEVGYGLEGVLPDGLAGEIRDEQFLPRFRDDDYAGGISAGVGRIADIVEKNQVLSPEELARFNDSSNDVPVWILVPFLGMFIGIGSFMFGLGLRTKTVFPILFGGLFSGIPMLMALLVMFTVTLYTLAPLWLAMAATGYWLGSRKKWKDSFRPGKGGGKGSSGSGSGWVMGGGSSGGSSSGGSSGGSSSFGGGSSGGGGASGRW, from the coding sequence GTGAGCGCCCAGGCCCTGCCCAAGCCGGACGGCTACGTCAACGACTTCGCGGGAGTTCTTGACGCGGCGACGCGCGCCAGGCTCGAGCAGCGCCTGAAGGAGGTCGAGGCCGCGTCCTCGTCTGAGGTCGCCGTGGCGACGGTGACATCGCTCGAGGGAATGTCGGTTGAGGAGTACGCCACCCGCTTGTTCAAGGAATGGGGCGTCGGGCAGGAGAAGGCTGACAACGGCGTGCTGATCCTGGTCGCGCCCAACGATCGCGAGATGCGCATCGAGGTCGGCTACGGCCTCGAAGGCGTCCTGCCCGACGGCCTGGCCGGCGAGATTCGCGACGAGCAGTTCCTGCCGCGCTTCCGAGACGACGACTACGCCGGCGGCATCAGCGCCGGCGTCGGCCGCATCGCCGACATCGTCGAGAAGAACCAGGTGCTGTCGCCGGAGGAACTGGCCCGCTTCAACGACTCCTCGAACGACGTGCCGGTATGGATACTGGTGCCCTTCCTCGGGATGTTCATCGGGATCGGCTCGTTCATGTTTGGACTCGGCCTGCGCACCAAGACCGTCTTCCCGATACTGTTCGGCGGCCTGTTCTCCGGCATTCCCATGCTGATGGCCTTGCTCGTGATGTTCACGGTCACCCTCTACACGCTCGCGCCGCTGTGGTTGGCCATGGCAGCGACTGGTTACTGGCTGGGCAGCAGAAAGAAGTGGAAAGACAGCTTCCGGCCGGGTAAGGGCGGTGGCAAGGGCAGCAGCGGCAGCGGCAGCGGTTGGGTCATGGGTGGCGGCAGTTCCGGCGGGTCGAGCTCCGGCGGGTCGTCCGGCGGCAGCAGCAGTTTCGGCGGCGGATCATCGGGCGGCGGCGGCGCCAGCGGACGATGGTAG